The following are encoded in a window of Roseimaritima ulvae genomic DNA:
- a CDS encoding PQQ-binding-like beta-propeller repeat protein, translating into MKLLFVLPLLLWTCLPVSAQWPDRHGPSLDGHVPPEAAEDLPTQWSESQNIAWKAPLHGEGHSSPVILEGRIWLTAATPDGKQQSVICIDEQTGKVLHDVVVFENDEVEPLGGAQGFNNYAAPSCVLAPGAVFVHFGSYGTARLDADTAEVVWQRRDLPCQHFRGPGSSPVLHDNMLILTFDGADQQYTAALDANTGKTLWRTDRSTDYGDLDDFGKPKREGDLRKAYCTPGFVTVGDQVQLLSVGSRAMQSYDVKTGEELWQLRHSSYNAGIRPLTLPEQGLVLINTGSRGAQLIAVKVDETTRGDITESHVQWVREKLNPRFAMPVHHDGLVFQVTDIGVASCIDAETGEELWKKRIPGEYRSSPIVAGDHLYFFSEQGRGTILKAGREFEEVAVNEVPEMGTTACPAVADGAIFVRGKTHLYKIAK; encoded by the coding sequence ATGAAACTGTTATTTGTGCTGCCCCTGTTGTTGTGGACTTGTCTGCCCGTGTCGGCTCAGTGGCCCGATCGGCATGGCCCCAGCTTGGACGGACATGTCCCCCCGGAGGCCGCCGAAGACCTGCCGACGCAGTGGAGCGAGTCGCAGAATATCGCTTGGAAAGCTCCGCTGCATGGCGAAGGGCACTCTTCTCCGGTCATTCTGGAGGGCCGGATTTGGTTGACCGCCGCCACGCCGGACGGAAAACAACAGTCGGTGATCTGTATCGATGAGCAGACCGGCAAAGTCCTGCACGACGTGGTGGTGTTTGAAAATGACGAAGTCGAACCGCTGGGCGGCGCTCAGGGCTTCAACAACTATGCGGCTCCCAGCTGCGTATTGGCCCCCGGCGCGGTGTTTGTTCATTTCGGCAGCTACGGTACCGCTCGCCTGGACGCCGACACCGCCGAAGTCGTTTGGCAACGCCGCGACCTGCCCTGCCAACATTTCCGCGGTCCCGGTTCTTCGCCGGTGCTGCACGACAATATGTTGATCCTGACCTTTGACGGGGCGGATCAACAATACACTGCCGCATTGGACGCCAACACCGGCAAAACACTGTGGCGAACCGACCGCAGTACCGACTACGGCGACCTGGACGATTTTGGCAAACCCAAGCGCGAAGGCGATTTGCGGAAAGCTTATTGCACGCCCGGCTTTGTCACCGTTGGAGATCAGGTGCAATTGTTATCCGTTGGCTCACGGGCAATGCAGAGTTACGACGTAAAGACCGGTGAAGAACTTTGGCAGCTGCGGCACAGCAGTTACAACGCCGGCATTCGTCCCTTGACGCTGCCCGAGCAGGGTCTGGTGCTGATCAACACCGGCTCGCGAGGTGCCCAGTTGATAGCCGTCAAAGTCGACGAAACCACTCGTGGCGACATCACCGAGAGCCATGTGCAATGGGTCCGTGAAAAACTGAACCCGAGGTTCGCCATGCCGGTTCACCACGACGGTTTGGTATTCCAAGTCACCGACATCGGAGTCGCCTCCTGCATCGATGCCGAAACGGGCGAAGAGTTGTGGAAGAAACGCATCCCCGGCGAATACCGCAGTTCACCGATCGTCGCCGGCGACCACCTCTACTTCTTCAGCGAACAAGGCCGCGGCACGATCCTCAAAGCCGGCCGGGAATTCGAAGAAGTCGCAGTCAATGAAGTTCCCGAAATGGGCACCACAGCCTGCCCAGCAGTGGCCGACGGAGCGATCTTTGTGCGAGGCAAAACGCACCTATACAAGATCGCCAAATAG